One window of Marinobacterium aestuarii genomic DNA carries:
- the rodA gene encoding rod shape-determining protein RodA yields MSLRDFQRTMPESGQHLAKRPGWWSHTHLDAWMLLFLLMLCGFGLFVLYSASGQDIGYVSRQAIRMGAGLLVLVVLAQVNPRHLARWAPWIFAASVLLLLAVLLVGVGAKGAQRWLALPGFRFQPSEITKLVLPLMIAWYLSSRPLPPRPLHIIVSLVLLGIPSVMIMKQPDLGTSLLIASSGIFVLLLSGILWRYVLAAMLAAGAALPGLWMVMKDYQRQRVLTFLDPESDPLGSGWNIIQSKTAIGSGGVWGKGYMAGTQSQLDFLPESHTDFIIAVIAEEMGLIGVLILLFLYLLVIGRGLIIASRAPDSFGRLVAGSIILTFFVYVFVNIGMVSGLLPVVGVPLPLISYGGTSIVTLMAGFGIMMSVHTHRQMLRR; encoded by the coding sequence GCACCATGCCGGAGTCCGGCCAGCATCTGGCGAAGCGCCCAGGCTGGTGGTCCCATACCCATCTGGATGCCTGGATGCTGCTGTTTCTGCTCATGCTGTGCGGCTTCGGGCTTTTCGTGCTCTATAGCGCCTCCGGGCAGGACATCGGTTACGTCAGCCGGCAGGCGATTCGCATGGGGGCGGGTCTGCTGGTGCTGGTTGTGCTGGCTCAGGTTAATCCGAGGCATCTGGCGCGCTGGGCGCCCTGGATCTTTGCCGCCAGCGTGCTGTTGCTGCTGGCGGTGTTGCTGGTCGGGGTGGGTGCCAAGGGTGCGCAGCGCTGGCTGGCACTGCCGGGATTCCGTTTTCAGCCATCGGAAATCACCAAGCTGGTGCTGCCGCTGATGATTGCCTGGTATCTTTCGAGCCGGCCGTTGCCACCGCGGCCATTGCACATTATTGTCTCGCTGGTGCTGCTGGGCATTCCGTCGGTCATGATCATGAAACAGCCGGACCTGGGTACCTCGCTGCTGATTGCGTCCTCCGGCATTTTCGTGCTGCTGCTGTCGGGCATTCTCTGGCGCTACGTGCTGGCCGCCATGCTGGCGGCCGGGGCTGCGTTGCCGGGGCTCTGGATGGTGATGAAAGACTATCAGCGTCAGCGGGTACTCACTTTCCTTGACCCCGAGAGCGATCCGCTGGGCAGTGGCTGGAATATTATCCAGTCCAAGACCGCCATAGGTTCGGGCGGGGTTTGGGGCAAGGGCTATATGGCCGGCACCCAGTCGCAGCTGGACTTTCTGCCCGAGTCCCACACCGACTTCATTATCGCGGTCATTGCCGAGGAAATGGGGCTGATCGGTGTGCTGATTCTGCTGTTCCTGTATCTGCTGGTGATCGGCCGCGGCCTGATCATCGCCAGCCGGGCGCCGGACAGCTTTGGCCGTCTGGTGGCGGGCAGCATTATTCTGACGTTCTTTGTGTATGTATTTGTAAACATCGGCATGGTCAGCGGACTCTTGCCGGTGGTTGGTGTGCCGCTGCCCTTGATCAGTTATGGCGGTACCTCTATTGTGACGCTGATGGCAGGGTTCGGCATTATGATGTCGGTTCATACCCATCGGCAGATGCTGCGTCGTTAA
- the mltB gene encoding lytic murein transglycosylase B produces MQKVLVPALVTLALVLQTGCASTAVGHVSKDAAPTPVTAAAAGKGYSQHPEALGLIDEMVAEGVDRAYLVSLLDQAQRQESILKAMSRPAEKRLTWGEYRKIFIEQKRIDQGLQFWREHADTLARAEQQFGVPAEVIVAIIGVETRYGRITGSYRVIDALATLGFDYPKRGAFFRGELKEYVQLVQEEKVDPLSLKGSYAGAMGYGQFIPSSFRAYAVDFDGDNKRDIWSNPVDAIGSVANYFARHGWKKGEPVTSNVVINGTADSSWFNADLKPDLTLAQWAERGISTRKDLDQTQKATLMQLEMAEGDEYRFGLHNFYVITRYNHSRLYGMAVHELSQMIGAAYRGSKQG; encoded by the coding sequence ATGCAAAAAGTTTTGGTTCCCGCTTTGGTTACACTGGCGCTGGTATTGCAAACCGGCTGTGCTTCAACAGCGGTTGGTCATGTCAGCAAGGACGCAGCCCCGACACCGGTGACGGCGGCCGCTGCCGGCAAGGGCTATTCGCAGCATCCCGAGGCGCTGGGGCTGATCGACGAGATGGTGGCCGAAGGAGTGGATCGCGCCTACCTGGTCAGCCTGCTCGATCAGGCGCAGCGCCAGGAGTCTATTCTCAAGGCCATGTCGCGCCCGGCGGAAAAGCGCCTCACCTGGGGCGAGTACCGCAAGATCTTTATTGAACAGAAACGTATCGACCAGGGCCTTCAGTTCTGGCGCGAGCACGCCGATACCCTGGCCCGGGCCGAGCAGCAGTTCGGTGTGCCGGCTGAGGTGATCGTCGCCATTATCGGCGTTGAAACCCGCTACGGCCGTATTACCGGCAGTTACCGCGTGATCGATGCGCTGGCGACGCTGGGGTTTGACTATCCCAAGCGCGGCGCCTTCTTCCGCGGCGAACTGAAGGAATACGTGCAGCTGGTGCAGGAAGAAAAGGTTGATCCGCTGTCACTCAAGGGCTCCTACGCCGGCGCCATGGGTTACGGTCAGTTTATCCCGTCGAGCTTTCGCGCCTATGCGGTGGACTTCGATGGCGACAACAAGCGTGATATCTGGAGCAATCCGGTGGATGCCATCGGCAGCGTTGCCAACTACTTCGCCCGCCACGGCTGGAAAAAGGGTGAGCCTGTGACCAGCAATGTGGTGATCAATGGCACCGCAGACAGCAGCTGGTTCAATGCCGATCTCAAGCCGGACCTTACCCTGGCGCAGTGGGCCGAGCGCGGCATCAGCACCCGCAAGGACCTGGATCAGACACAGAAGGCGACCCTGATGCAGCTGGAGATGGCCGAAGGTGACGAATATCGCTTTGGTCTGCATAACTTCTACGTCATCACCCGTTACAACCACAGCCGGCTCTATGGCATGGCGGTGCATGAGCTCAGCCAGATGATCGGTGCGGCCTACCGGGGGAGCAAGCAGGGGTGA
- a CDS encoding septal ring lytic transglycosylase RlpA family protein encodes MSFTQVRLSLVVVLALLAGCSSTVKQTEDSTGGTPVPEANAGRYAMKHDKAPLEMVDVSKVPDAVPRLEPKSLRGNRSPYEVLGQRYHIIEEARGYKEQGTASWYGRKFHGYETSNGEVYDMFSMTAAHKSLPLPSYVRVTNVDNGRQVVVRVNDRGPFHAGRVIDLSYAAASRLDMMGEGTARVSLEVLDPRAMLAAAPALTAGKKVAPGPGRYLQVGAFSDRAAIERIEQNIGQLSAGLNLRVSPVTQEGRTLYRVQLGPVPDSETEARLMRQLADAGYTAARPVDLPLSPE; translated from the coding sequence GTGAGTTTCACACAAGTACGCCTGTCTCTGGTAGTAGTGCTAGCGCTGCTGGCCGGTTGTTCGTCTACGGTAAAACAGACCGAAGACAGTACCGGCGGGACCCCCGTACCCGAAGCCAATGCCGGTCGCTATGCCATGAAGCACGACAAGGCGCCGCTGGAAATGGTGGATGTGTCCAAGGTGCCCGATGCAGTGCCGCGGCTGGAGCCCAAAAGCCTGAGGGGGAATCGCAGTCCTTACGAGGTGTTGGGGCAGCGTTACCATATCATCGAGGAAGCGCGGGGCTACAAGGAGCAGGGCACCGCCTCCTGGTACGGTCGCAAGTTCCACGGTTACGAAACCTCCAACGGCGAAGTCTACGACATGTTCAGTATGACGGCAGCGCACAAGTCGCTGCCGCTGCCGAGCTATGTGCGGGTGACCAATGTTGATAACGGCCGCCAGGTCGTGGTGCGGGTGAATGACCGCGGTCCCTTCCATGCAGGACGGGTGATTGACCTGTCCTACGCGGCGGCGTCGCGGTTGGACATGATGGGCGAGGGCACGGCCCGTGTCTCGCTCGAAGTGCTGGATCCGCGCGCGATGCTCGCTGCGGCCCCCGCCCTGACAGCCGGGAAAAAAGTGGCTCCAGGACCCGGGCGCTATCTGCAGGTGGGAGCCTTCTCGGACCGTGCGGCCATCGAGCGCATCGAGCAGAATATTGGGCAGTTGTCTGCGGGTTTGAACCTGCGGGTGTCACCCGTGACCCAGGAAGGCCGCACCCTGTACCGGGTGCAGCTGGGGCCCGTGCCTGACAGCGAAACCGAAGCGCGCCTGATGCGCCAGCTGGCCGATGCCGGTTACACCGCCGCCCGTCCGGTGGACTTACCCCTATCGCCTGAGTAG
- a CDS encoding D-alanyl-D-alanine carboxypeptidase family protein translates to MAQRPIYTRLCGFFLCSLLVAGPVQAETPTLNATPTLNATPTLSPAELIPASPQIAATSYLVMDAETGEILLSDKEDEQFAPASLTKMMTAYIVEYELAKGNISKDDMVLISEKAWRTEGSRMFVREGTQVKLIDLLQGIIIQSGNDASVAVAEHIAGSESAFADLMNQHAGLLGMKNTYFRNATGLPADQHMSTARDLAILARAIIRQFPENYPIYSEKYFTYNEIRQPNRNRLLWRDDSVDGLKTGHTEEAGYCLVASAKRDDMRLVSVVLGTTSEESRAQETQKLLAYAFRYYRTHKLYDGGTPLNSATVWGGQGGEVRLGLADSLAVTVPRGQTDQLEAALDVDRVIKAPVVQGQEYGRVRVMLNGEVVREVPLVALEDVAEGGLLKRIWHSILLFFLSLIG, encoded by the coding sequence ATGGCTCAACGACCGATATACACCCGACTATGCGGCTTTTTCCTCTGTTCACTTCTTGTCGCTGGCCCCGTACAGGCTGAAACGCCTACCCTGAACGCAACCCCGACGCTCAATGCGACCCCGACACTGTCGCCGGCCGAGCTGATTCCGGCGTCGCCCCAGATTGCGGCTACCTCCTATCTGGTGATGGATGCCGAAACCGGCGAGATTCTGCTCTCCGACAAGGAAGACGAGCAGTTTGCCCCCGCCAGCCTGACCAAGATGATGACCGCCTATATCGTCGAGTACGAGCTGGCCAAGGGCAACATCTCCAAGGATGATATGGTGCTGATCAGCGAAAAGGCCTGGCGTACCGAAGGTTCGCGCATGTTCGTGCGTGAAGGTACCCAGGTGAAGCTGATTGACCTGCTGCAGGGCATCATTATTCAGTCGGGCAACGATGCCTCGGTTGCCGTGGCGGAGCACATCGCCGGCAGCGAGTCGGCCTTTGCCGACCTGATGAACCAGCATGCAGGCCTGCTGGGCATGAAGAACACCTATTTCCGCAATGCCACCGGGCTGCCTGCGGATCAGCATATGTCCACGGCGCGCGATCTGGCTATACTGGCGCGGGCGATTATTCGCCAGTTTCCGGAAAACTACCCGATCTATTCCGAGAAGTACTTTACCTACAACGAAATTCGCCAGCCCAACCGCAACCGCCTGCTGTGGCGTGACGACTCGGTTGACGGCCTGAAAACCGGCCACACCGAAGAAGCCGGCTATTGTCTGGTGGCGTCGGCCAAGCGCGATGACATGCGTCTGGTCAGCGTGGTGCTCGGCACCACCAGTGAAGAGTCGCGCGCGCAGGAAACCCAGAAGTTGCTGGCCTATGCGTTCCGCTACTACCGCACTCACAAGCTGTACGATGGCGGCACACCGCTGAATAGCGCCACTGTCTGGGGTGGTCAGGGCGGTGAAGTACGCCTGGGCCTGGCAGATTCCCTGGCGGTTACCGTACCGCGGGGCCAGACCGACCAGCTGGAAGCTGCGCTGGATGTGGATCGCGTGATTAAGGCTCCGGTCGTGCAGGGGCAGGAATATGGCCGCGTGCGGGTAATGCTCAACGGTGAAGTCGTGCGCGAAGTACCGCTGGTTGCGCTGGAAGATGTCGCCGAGGGTGGCCTGCTCAAGCGTATCTGGCACAGCATCCTGCTGTTCTTCCTCAGCCTGATTGGCTAA